The following proteins are co-located in the Microbacterium sp. Clip185 genome:
- the ilvC gene encoding ketol-acid reductoisomerase — MAEIFYDADADLSIIQSKKVAIVGYGSQGHAHAQNLRDSGVEVVIALKDGSKSAAKAQEDGFEVKSVADAAEWADLIMILAPDQHQRSIYADSIKDKLTAGKTLAFAHGFNIRFGYIETPEGVDVILVAPKAPGHTVRREFVAGRGIPDIIAVERDETGTAWATALSYAKAIGGTRAGVIKTTFTEETETDLFGEQAVLCGGMSHLVQYGFETLTEAGYQPEIAYFEVLHELKLIVDLMWEGGIAKQRWSISDTAEYGDYVSGPRVIDPSVKEHMQAVLADIQSGAFAKRFIDDQDAGAPEFLALREKEQGHPIEATGKKLRSLFSWQQQDSDYTEGSAAR; from the coding sequence ATGGCTGAGATCTTCTACGACGCCGACGCCGACCTCTCGATCATCCAGAGCAAGAAGGTCGCGATCGTGGGCTACGGCTCGCAGGGTCACGCCCACGCGCAGAACCTGCGCGACTCCGGCGTCGAGGTCGTCATCGCGCTCAAGGACGGCTCCAAGTCCGCCGCCAAGGCGCAGGAGGACGGCTTCGAGGTCAAGTCGGTCGCCGATGCCGCCGAGTGGGCGGATCTGATCATGATCCTCGCGCCCGACCAGCACCAGCGCTCCATCTACGCCGACAGCATCAAGGACAAGCTGACCGCGGGCAAGACTCTCGCCTTCGCGCACGGCTTCAACATCCGCTTCGGCTACATCGAGACGCCCGAGGGTGTCGACGTGATCCTCGTCGCCCCGAAGGCGCCGGGCCACACGGTTCGTCGCGAGTTCGTCGCCGGCCGCGGTATCCCGGACATCATCGCCGTCGAGCGCGACGAGACCGGCACCGCCTGGGCCACGGCGCTCTCGTACGCCAAGGCGATCGGCGGCACGCGCGCCGGTGTCATCAAGACGACCTTCACCGAGGAGACCGAGACCGACCTCTTCGGCGAGCAGGCCGTTCTCTGCGGCGGCATGAGCCACCTCGTGCAGTACGGCTTCGAGACGCTGACCGAGGCCGGCTACCAGCCCGAGATCGCCTACTTCGAGGTGCTGCACGAGCTGAAGCTCATCGTCGACCTCATGTGGGAGGGCGGCATCGCCAAGCAGCGCTGGTCGATCTCCGACACGGCCGAGTACGGCGACTACGTCTCCGGCCCGCGCGTCATCGACCCCTCGGTGAAGGAGCACATGCAGGCTGTTCTCGCCGACATCCAGTCCGGCGCGTTCGCCAAGCGCTTCATCGACGACCAGGATGCCGGTGCTCCCGAGTTCCTCGCGCTGCGCGAGAAGGAGCAGGGCCACCCGATCGAGGCGACCGGCAAGAAGCTGCGCTCGCTCTTCTCGTGGCAGCAGCAGGACTCGGACTACACCGAGGGCTCTGCCGCTCGTTGA
- the serA gene encoding phosphoglycerate dehydrogenase, translating to MTKPVVLIAEELSPATIDALGPDFDVRHVDGADRAALLPALADAHAVLVRSATRMDAEAIAAAPALKVIARAGVGLDNVDIKAATTAGVMVVNAPTSNIISAAELTVGHILSLARRIPAAHASLSSGAWKRSSFTGTELFEKTVGIIGLGRIGALIAARLQAFDMRVVAYDPYVTSARAQQLGVELLTLDELLEQSDFITIHMPKTPETTGMISTEQLRRMKPTAFVVNVARGGLIDEAALADALISGEIAGAGLDVFSSEPPAADSDAARLLSLPNVVVTPHLGASTDEAQEKAGVSVAKSVRLALSGELVPDAVNVAGGVIDPYVRPGIALVEKLGQIFSALAVSPVTSIDVEVHGELKDYDVSVLKLAALKGVFTNIVSESVSYVNAPLLADQRGIEVRLIVDGVSEEYRNVITVAGALSDGSQLSVSGTLTGTKQIEKIVAINGHALELPIEKHHIVMQYTDRPGIVAVYGQRFGEAGINIAGMQIARRAAGGQALSVLTVDSPVPDELLAEVGSAIQADLFRQIEITES from the coding sequence GTGACCAAGCCCGTCGTCCTCATCGCTGAAGAGCTCTCTCCCGCCACGATCGACGCCCTCGGGCCCGATTTCGACGTGCGTCACGTCGACGGCGCAGACCGCGCCGCGCTGCTGCCCGCCCTTGCGGACGCGCACGCCGTGCTCGTGCGTTCGGCGACGCGGATGGATGCGGAGGCCATCGCCGCCGCACCCGCATTGAAGGTCATCGCCCGCGCCGGCGTCGGGCTCGACAACGTCGACATCAAGGCCGCCACCACCGCGGGCGTCATGGTCGTCAATGCACCGACCTCGAACATCATCTCCGCGGCGGAGCTCACGGTCGGCCACATCCTGAGCCTCGCGCGCCGCATCCCGGCCGCGCACGCATCCCTCTCTTCCGGCGCCTGGAAGCGCAGCTCGTTCACAGGCACCGAGCTGTTCGAGAAGACGGTGGGCATCATCGGCCTCGGCCGCATCGGCGCGCTGATCGCCGCGCGCCTGCAGGCCTTCGACATGCGCGTCGTCGCCTACGACCCCTATGTCACGAGCGCCCGTGCCCAGCAGCTGGGCGTCGAGCTCCTCACTCTCGACGAACTGCTCGAGCAGAGCGACTTCATCACCATCCACATGCCGAAGACGCCCGAGACCACCGGCATGATCAGCACCGAGCAGTTGCGCCGCATGAAGCCGACCGCCTTCGTGGTGAACGTCGCTCGCGGCGGGCTGATCGACGAGGCGGCTCTCGCCGACGCCCTGATCTCGGGCGAGATCGCCGGCGCGGGTCTCGACGTGTTCTCGAGCGAGCCGCCTGCGGCCGACAGCGATGCTGCACGCTTGCTGTCGCTGCCGAACGTGGTCGTGACCCCGCACCTCGGCGCGTCAACCGACGAGGCTCAGGAGAAGGCCGGTGTTTCGGTGGCGAAGTCCGTTCGTCTGGCTCTGTCGGGCGAGCTCGTTCCGGATGCGGTCAACGTCGCCGGCGGCGTCATCGATCCCTACGTCCGGCCGGGTATCGCACTCGTCGAGAAGCTCGGCCAGATCTTCTCCGCCCTGGCCGTCTCGCCCGTCACGAGCATCGACGTCGAGGTGCACGGCGAGCTCAAGGACTACGACGTCAGCGTGCTGAAGCTGGCGGCCCTCAAGGGCGTGTTCACGAACATCGTCAGCGAGTCGGTGTCCTACGTGAACGCGCCGCTTCTGGCCGACCAGCGCGGCATCGAGGTACGGCTCATCGTCGACGGCGTGAGCGAGGAGTACCGCAACGTCATCACCGTCGCGGGCGCCCTGTCCGACGGCTCGCAGCTCTCGGTGTCGGGCACGCTCACCGGCACGAAGCAGATCGAGAAGATCGTCGCCATCAACGGCCACGCCCTCGAGCTGCCGATCGAGAAGCACCACATCGTGATGCAGTACACCGACCGCCCCGGAATCGTCGCCGTCTACGGTCAGCGCTTCGGCGAGGCCGGCATCAACATCGCGGGCATGCAGATCGCGCGCCGTGCCGCCGGGGGACAGGCCCTCTCGGTGCTGACGGTCGACTCGCCCGTTCCCGACGAGCTGCTCGCCGAGGTCGGCTCCGCCATCCAGGCCGACCTGTTCCGGCAGATCGAGATCACCGAGTCCTGA
- the ilvD gene encoding dihydroxy-acid dehydratase encodes MSHPDEAIDIKPRSRAVTDGIEATTSRGMLRAVGMGDEDWDKPQIGIASSWNEITPCNLSLDRLAQGAKEGVHAGGGYPLQFGTISVSDGISMGHEGMHFSLVSREVIADSVETVMMAERLDGSVLLAGCDKSIPGMLMASARLDLSSVFLYAGSIAPGWVKLSDGTEKDVTIIDSFEAVGACLAGKMSEADLKRIECAIAPGEGACGGMYTANTMASVAEALGLSLPGSAAPPSADRRRDYFAHRSGEAVVNLLKLGITTRDILTKEAFENAIALAMALGGSTNVVLHLLAIAREADVELSLHDFNRIGDKVPHVADMKPFGQYVMNDVDRHGGIPVIMKAMLDEGLLHGDALTVTGKTLAENLRELDPDPIDGTVIHTFDNPIHATGGITILHGSLAPEGAVVKTAGFDAAVFEGPARVFERERAAMDALEAGEIRAGDVVVIRYEGPKGGPGMREMLAVTAAIKGAGLGKDVLLLTDGRFSGGTTGLCIGHVAPEAVDAGPIAFVRDGDLIRVDIAARSLDLLVDEAELSSRRSGWEPLPPRYTRGVLAKYSKLVRSAAEGAVTG; translated from the coding sequence GTGAGCCACCCCGACGAAGCGATCGACATCAAGCCGCGCAGCCGAGCTGTGACGGACGGCATTGAAGCCACCACCTCCCGCGGCATGCTGCGTGCCGTCGGCATGGGAGACGAGGACTGGGACAAGCCCCAGATCGGCATCGCCTCCAGCTGGAACGAGATCACCCCCTGCAACCTCAGCCTCGATCGGCTCGCGCAGGGCGCGAAGGAAGGCGTGCACGCCGGCGGCGGCTACCCGCTGCAGTTCGGCACGATCTCCGTCTCCGACGGCATCTCGATGGGCCACGAAGGCATGCACTTCTCGCTCGTCAGCCGCGAGGTCATCGCCGACTCCGTCGAGACGGTCATGATGGCCGAGCGCCTCGACGGCAGCGTGCTGCTGGCCGGCTGCGACAAGTCCATCCCCGGCATGCTCATGGCCTCGGCCCGCCTCGACCTGTCGAGCGTCTTCCTCTACGCGGGTTCGATCGCGCCGGGCTGGGTCAAGCTCAGCGACGGCACCGAGAAGGACGTCACGATCATCGACTCCTTCGAGGCCGTCGGCGCGTGCCTCGCCGGAAAGATGAGCGAGGCCGACCTCAAGCGCATCGAGTGCGCGATCGCGCCGGGCGAGGGAGCGTGCGGTGGCATGTACACCGCCAACACCATGGCCTCCGTCGCCGAGGCGCTCGGTCTCAGCCTCCCCGGCAGTGCCGCACCGCCCTCCGCCGACCGCCGCCGCGACTACTTCGCGCACCGCTCGGGCGAGGCCGTCGTCAACCTGCTGAAGCTCGGCATCACCACGCGCGACATCCTCACCAAGGAGGCGTTCGAGAACGCGATCGCCCTCGCCATGGCACTCGGCGGCTCGACCAACGTCGTGCTGCACCTGCTCGCCATCGCGCGCGAGGCGGATGTCGAGCTCTCGCTCCACGACTTCAACCGCATCGGTGACAAGGTTCCGCACGTCGCCGACATGAAGCCGTTCGGCCAGTACGTCATGAACGACGTCGACCGCCACGGCGGCATCCCGGTCATCATGAAGGCGATGCTCGATGAGGGTCTGCTGCACGGTGATGCGCTCACCGTGACCGGCAAGACGCTCGCCGAGAACCTGCGCGAGCTCGACCCTGACCCCATCGACGGCACGGTGATCCACACCTTCGACAACCCGATCCACGCCACCGGCGGCATCACGATCCTGCACGGATCGCTGGCGCCCGAGGGCGCTGTCGTCAAGACGGCCGGCTTCGACGCCGCCGTGTTCGAAGGGCCCGCACGCGTGTTCGAGCGCGAGCGCGCCGCGATGGACGCCCTGGAGGCAGGAGAGATCCGCGCCGGAGACGTCGTCGTCATCCGTTACGAAGGACCGAAGGGCGGCCCCGGCATGCGCGAGATGCTCGCGGTGACGGCCGCCATCAAGGGCGCTGGCCTCGGAAAAGATGTACTACTCTTGACGGACGGACGATTCTCGGGCGGCACAACCGGCCTGTGCATCGGCCACGTAGCACCGGAAGCGGTGGACGCAGGTCCTATCGCTTTCGTGCGCGATGGTGATCTGATACGGGTCGATATCGCGGCTCGCTCTCTCGACCTACTCGTCGATGAGGCCGAGCTGAGCTCCCGCCGCTCTGGCTGGGAGCCGCTTCCCCCGCGCTATACCCGTGGCGTCCTGGCCAAGTACTCGAAGCTCGTGCGTTCGGCTGCCGAAGGCGCCGTCACCGGGTAA
- a CDS encoding TetR/AcrR family transcriptional regulator, whose product MSRPPRARELVLDAFENLLVAEGERAATMDATARAAGVSKGGLLYHFGSKDALEAGLLERLRLLVDEDLERMLTSAEGPVAYFVRTSAMSDDELDRAFVAVSRLAQGGHAAAGAALRAIRDRWADALRAHVASEAALDLVMLVSDGLYFNNALGGDGVAGPTPTGAAMDALLEIVTRAARG is encoded by the coding sequence ATGAGTCGACCCCCGCGCGCCCGCGAGCTGGTGCTCGACGCCTTCGAGAATCTTCTCGTCGCGGAGGGCGAACGCGCGGCGACGATGGATGCGACGGCCAGGGCCGCCGGCGTCTCCAAGGGCGGGCTGCTCTACCACTTCGGTTCGAAGGACGCCCTCGAGGCGGGCTTGCTCGAGCGTCTCCGCCTCCTCGTCGACGAGGACCTCGAACGCATGCTCACCTCCGCCGAGGGGCCCGTGGCCTACTTCGTGCGCACCTCCGCCATGAGTGACGACGAGCTCGATCGGGCCTTCGTCGCCGTTTCCCGGCTTGCCCAGGGCGGGCACGCCGCCGCGGGCGCCGCGCTGCGCGCCATCCGCGACCGCTGGGCCGACGCGTTGCGGGCGCACGTGGCGAGCGAGGCCGCGCTGGATCTCGTGATGCTCGTGAGCGACGGCCTGTACTTCAACAACGCCCTCGGGGGCGATGGTGTGGCCGGCCCCACCCCGACAGGTGCCGCCATGGACGCCCTGCTCGAGATCGTCACCCGCGCCGCGCGCGGCTGA
- a CDS encoding acetolactate synthase large subunit produces the protein MSSDISAAIPRPPARAQSAPVITGAEAVVRSLELVGVTDVFGLPGGAIMPVYDPLMDDEAVRHILVRHEQGAGHAAEGYAAASGRTGVAIATSGPGATNLVTAIADAYMDSVPLVCITGQVFSTLMGTDAFQEADIVGITMPITKHSFLVKTAEEIPGAIAAAFEIASTGRPGPVLVDITKDAQQATAPFIWPPKVELPGYRPVTKAHGKQIQAAAQLLSEAQKPVLYVGGGVIRSRSSDELRVLAEATGAPVVTTLMARGAFPDSHPQNLGMPGMHGTVPAVLALQEADLIVALGARFDDRVTGKASLFAPGAKVVHVDIDPAEISKIRFADVPIVGDLKEVLVDLDSAFRQTVGDQKPDITEWWSYLDGLRDEFPLGYAPTTDGLLSPQQVISRIGELSGPEAIYAAGVGQHQMWAAQFIKYERPNSWLNSGGAGTMGYGVPAAMGAKVAEPDRVVWAIDGDGCFQMTNQELATCVINEIPIKVAIINNSSLGMVRQWQTLFFDGRHSNTDLNTGHGTARIPDFVKLADAYGCLAIRVEREDEIDAAIKLALETNDRPVVIDFVVSADAMVWPMVPQGVSNSFVQYARDHAPEFDKED, from the coding sequence ATGTCCTCAGACATCTCTGCGGCCATTCCCCGGCCGCCCGCCCGTGCGCAGTCCGCACCCGTGATCACGGGAGCGGAGGCCGTCGTCCGCTCGCTCGAACTCGTCGGCGTCACCGACGTGTTCGGGCTTCCGGGCGGCGCGATCATGCCCGTCTACGACCCGCTCATGGACGATGAGGCCGTGCGCCACATCCTCGTGCGCCACGAGCAGGGTGCCGGCCACGCCGCCGAGGGCTACGCCGCCGCATCCGGTCGCACCGGCGTCGCCATCGCGACGTCGGGCCCCGGTGCGACGAACCTCGTCACGGCGATCGCCGACGCCTACATGGACTCCGTGCCGCTCGTGTGCATCACCGGACAGGTCTTCTCGACGCTGATGGGCACGGACGCGTTCCAGGAGGCCGACATCGTGGGCATCACGATGCCGATCACGAAGCACTCCTTCCTGGTGAAGACGGCCGAGGAGATCCCCGGTGCGATCGCGGCCGCCTTCGAGATCGCCAGCACGGGACGCCCGGGGCCGGTGCTCGTGGACATCACCAAGGACGCCCAGCAGGCCACGGCGCCCTTCATCTGGCCGCCCAAGGTCGAGCTGCCCGGCTACCGTCCGGTGACCAAGGCCCACGGCAAGCAGATCCAGGCCGCGGCCCAGCTGCTGTCCGAGGCTCAGAAGCCCGTTCTGTACGTCGGCGGCGGCGTGATCCGCTCGCGCTCCTCCGACGAGCTGCGTGTGCTGGCCGAGGCGACGGGCGCGCCGGTCGTGACGACGCTCATGGCTCGAGGCGCCTTCCCCGACTCGCACCCCCAGAACCTCGGCATGCCCGGCATGCACGGCACGGTCCCTGCGGTGCTCGCGCTGCAGGAGGCGGACCTCATCGTCGCCCTCGGTGCGCGCTTCGACGACCGCGTCACGGGCAAGGCCTCACTCTTCGCCCCCGGCGCGAAGGTCGTGCACGTCGACATCGATCCCGCGGAGATCTCGAAGATCCGCTTCGCAGATGTGCCGATCGTGGGCGATCTGAAGGAGGTGCTCGTCGACCTCGACAGTGCCTTCCGCCAGACTGTGGGCGACCAGAAGCCCGACATCACCGAGTGGTGGAGCTACCTCGACGGCCTCCGCGACGAGTTCCCGTTGGGCTACGCGCCCACGACCGACGGGCTGCTCTCGCCGCAGCAGGTCATCTCGCGCATCGGCGAGCTGAGCGGACCCGAGGCGATCTACGCCGCCGGTGTCGGCCAGCACCAGATGTGGGCCGCCCAGTTCATCAAGTACGAGCGTCCCAACTCGTGGCTCAACTCCGGCGGCGCCGGAACCATGGGCTACGGGGTCCCTGCCGCGATGGGTGCGAAGGTCGCAGAGCCCGACCGGGTCGTCTGGGCGATCGACGGCGACGGATGCTTCCAGATGACCAATCAGGAACTCGCGACCTGCGTGATCAACGAGATCCCGATCAAGGTCGCGATCATCAACAACTCGTCGCTGGGCATGGTGCGCCAGTGGCAGACGCTGTTCTTCGACGGCCGCCACTCGAACACCGACCTGAACACCGGACACGGCACCGCCCGCATCCCGGACTTCGTGAAGCTCGCCGACGCCTACGGCTGTCTGGCGATCCGCGTGGAGCGCGAGGACGAGATCGACGCCGCCATCAAGCTCGCCCTCGAGACGAACGATCGCCCCGTCGTGATCGACTTCGTCGTGTCGGCCGACGCGATGGTATGGCCCATGGTCCCACAGGGAGTGAGCAACAGCTTCGTGCAGTACGCCCGCGACCACGCGCCCGAATTCGACAAGGAGGACTGA
- a CDS encoding bacitracin resistance protein: MSATTPARRVALPVWLIVTIAGFAALFFAFALWTALGFLLQQAGGDAGLTGYGWFVLLLPVLFPIVVFAGCFALGWRRKAGPFALLLLLGLCLVAVFWLDIFAYASVTPSLYNA, translated from the coding sequence ATGAGTGCCACGACGCCTGCGCGCCGCGTCGCGCTGCCGGTCTGGCTCATCGTCACGATCGCCGGCTTCGCCGCGCTCTTCTTCGCGTTCGCGCTGTGGACGGCGCTCGGATTCCTGCTGCAGCAGGCCGGGGGAGACGCGGGTCTGACGGGTTACGGCTGGTTCGTGCTGTTGCTGCCCGTGCTGTTCCCGATCGTCGTGTTCGCGGGCTGCTTTGCACTCGGCTGGCGGCGCAAGGCGGGGCCCTTCGCGCTCCTGCTCCTGCTCGGCCTGTGCCTGGTCGCCGTCTTCTGGCTCGACATCTTCGCCTACGCGTCGGTCACCCCCTCGCTCTACAACGCCTGA
- a CDS encoding DNA polymerase III subunit gamma/tau produces MVSRDDDALSWDGDDDPTLAPQAAPRRAASPSQPEPKAAPASRPSVQTDAAPASVADDAEPAPMSNVALVTLGVFGGIYLLLAVGWFIGGSRLQFVAQLFINPAAHIAAWILAIAAPAVWFATALVLTRSRPIWLRIIALVVGAVVLLPWPFLMTGVGS; encoded by the coding sequence ATGGTTTCGCGCGACGACGACGCACTCAGCTGGGACGGTGACGACGACCCGACGCTCGCCCCACAGGCGGCGCCTCGACGGGCCGCATCCCCCTCGCAGCCAGAGCCGAAAGCGGCTCCCGCGAGCCGGCCGAGCGTCCAGACGGATGCGGCACCCGCATCCGTCGCCGACGACGCCGAGCCGGCGCCGATGAGCAACGTCGCGCTCGTCACGCTCGGCGTGTTCGGCGGGATCTACCTGCTGCTCGCCGTCGGGTGGTTCATCGGCGGATCGCGCCTGCAGTTCGTCGCGCAGCTGTTCATCAACCCCGCGGCGCACATCGCCGCCTGGATCCTGGCCATCGCCGCTCCCGCCGTCTGGTTCGCCACCGCGCTCGTGCTGACCCGCTCCCGGCCGATCTGGCTGCGGATCATCGCCTTGGTCGTGGGCGCCGTCGTGCTGCTTCCGTGGCCGTTCCTCATGACGGGAGTGGGCTCATGA
- the adhE gene encoding bifunctional acetaldehyde-CoA/alcohol dehydrogenase — protein sequence MSVVIDALVDRAQEALAAYASFTQEQIDQIVRKASVAALSHHADLAVLAVEETRRGTFEDKAVKNMFACEHVTNSIINQRTVGVISTDELTGITEIADPVGVVCALTPVTNPTSTTIFKSLIALKTRNPIVFGFHPSAQRSSVAAATVVRDAAIAAGAPADCIQWIEEPSMEASGELMNHPGVALILATGGNAMVRAAYSCGKPALGVGAGNVPAFIERTAKVGRAVNDIVISKSFDNGMVCASEQAVILDAPIAKEALAEFARLHAYMATPAEKRLLEEFIFGVAADSANCADAKLNASVVGQSPVWIAQQAGFEVPADTSIILAEVSGVGPHEPLTREKLAPVLAVLHARNPQEGIDLAEQMVAFDGLGHSGAIHSNDPAVIADFADRVKAVRIIENAPSALGGIGDIYNAFMPSLTLGCGSYGHNSVSNNVSAVNLLNIKRVGRRNNNLQWFKIPAKTYFEPNALRYLIDMKHVDRVTIVTDATMTKMGFVDRVVDILHRRPTPVHLQIIDRVLPEPTVASVQAGAAQMREFQPDTIIALGGGSPMDAAKVMWLLYENPDVQFSDMREKFFDVRKRAFKFPDLGAKAKLVCVPTTSGTGSEMTPFAVITDETTGMKYPLADYALTPSVAIIDPTLTAALPAFLVADAGFDALTHATEAYVSVYANDYTDGLALHAIKLIFENIVRSTQAPAGSKDAADLLAREKMHNAASIAGMAFGNAFLGIVHAMAHVTGSKFHLVHGRTNAIYLPHAIRYNGRVPSKVTSWPKYERYIAPERYQEIAKHLGLKADTPEQGVESYARAVEKLRDAVGIERSFQAQGVAEGDFIGRLDELAMAAYGDQCAPANPRLPLLADMRTLMEAAYYGTSFDEVRAARAHAEAAADAATEPARPTQDA from the coding sequence ATGTCTGTCGTCATCGATGCCCTCGTCGACCGGGCCCAAGAAGCTCTGGCCGCGTACGCATCCTTCACCCAGGAGCAGATCGACCAGATCGTCCGCAAGGCGTCGGTCGCTGCCCTCAGCCACCACGCCGACCTCGCCGTGCTCGCCGTCGAAGAGACGCGCCGAGGCACCTTCGAGGACAAAGCCGTGAAGAACATGTTCGCGTGCGAACACGTCACGAACTCGATCATCAACCAGCGCACGGTCGGGGTGATCTCGACCGATGAGCTGACCGGCATCACCGAGATCGCCGACCCGGTCGGCGTCGTGTGCGCCCTGACTCCGGTCACGAACCCGACGTCCACCACGATCTTCAAGTCGCTCATCGCGCTGAAGACCCGCAACCCCATCGTGTTCGGCTTCCACCCGTCGGCTCAGCGCTCGTCCGTGGCCGCTGCGACGGTCGTGCGCGATGCGGCCATCGCCGCCGGCGCGCCCGCCGACTGCATCCAGTGGATCGAGGAGCCGTCGATGGAGGCCTCGGGCGAGCTCATGAACCACCCGGGCGTCGCGCTCATCCTCGCCACCGGCGGCAACGCCATGGTGCGCGCGGCGTACTCCTGCGGCAAGCCGGCCCTCGGCGTCGGCGCGGGCAACGTGCCCGCCTTCATCGAGCGCACGGCGAAGGTCGGTCGCGCGGTCAACGACATCGTGATCTCGAAGTCGTTCGACAACGGCATGGTCTGCGCCTCGGAGCAGGCCGTCATCCTCGACGCTCCGATCGCGAAGGAAGCACTCGCGGAGTTCGCGCGCCTGCACGCCTACATGGCGACGCCTGCCGAGAAGCGCCTGCTCGAGGAGTTCATCTTCGGTGTGGCCGCCGACAGCGCCAACTGCGCGGACGCGAAGCTCAACGCATCCGTCGTCGGACAGTCGCCCGTGTGGATCGCCCAGCAGGCCGGCTTCGAGGTTCCCGCGGACACGTCGATCATCCTCGCCGAGGTCTCCGGCGTCGGGCCGCACGAGCCCCTGACGCGCGAGAAGCTCGCGCCCGTGCTCGCCGTGCTCCACGCCCGCAACCCGCAGGAGGGCATCGACCTCGCGGAGCAGATGGTCGCCTTCGACGGCCTCGGCCACTCCGGCGCGATCCACAGCAACGATCCGGCGGTGATCGCCGACTTCGCCGACCGCGTGAAGGCCGTGCGCATCATCGAGAACGCCCCGTCGGCCCTCGGCGGCATCGGCGACATCTACAACGCGTTCATGCCGTCGCTGACCCTCGGCTGCGGCTCCTACGGTCACAACTCGGTCTCGAACAACGTCTCGGCGGTGAATCTGTTGAACATCAAGCGCGTCGGTCGGCGCAACAACAACCTGCAGTGGTTCAAGATCCCGGCGAAGACCTACTTCGAGCCGAACGCGCTGCGCTACCTGATCGACATGAAGCACGTCGACCGCGTCACGATCGTCACCGACGCCACGATGACCAAGATGGGCTTCGTCGATCGGGTCGTCGACATCCTGCACCGACGCCCGACGCCCGTGCACCTGCAGATCATCGACCGGGTGCTGCCCGAGCCCACCGTGGCGAGCGTGCAGGCGGGAGCCGCGCAGATGCGCGAGTTCCAGCCCGACACCATCATCGCGCTCGGCGGCGGCTCGCCCATGGACGCGGCGAAGGTCATGTGGCTGCTCTACGAGAACCCCGACGTGCAGTTCTCCGACATGCGCGAGAAGTTCTTCGATGTGCGCAAGCGCGCGTTCAAGTTCCCCGACCTCGGTGCCAAGGCGAAGCTCGTCTGCGTTCCGACGACCTCGGGAACCGGAAGCGAGATGACGCCGTTCGCGGTGATCACCGACGAGACCACGGGCATGAAGTACCCGCTCGCCGACTACGCGCTCACCCCGTCGGTCGCCATCATCGACCCGACACTGACCGCGGCGCTGCCGGCCTTCCTCGTGGCGGATGCGGGCTTCGATGCCTTGACCCACGCGACCGAGGCGTACGTGTCGGTGTACGCGAACGACTACACCGACGGTCTGGCGCTGCATGCGATCAAGCTGATCTTCGAGAACATCGTGCGCTCCACCCAGGCGCCCGCCGGCTCCAAGGACGCCGCCGACCTGCTGGCCCGCGAGAAGATGCACAACGCCGCATCCATCGCCGGCATGGCGTTCGGCAACGCGTTCCTCGGGATCGTGCACGCCATGGCGCACGTGACCGGCTCGAAGTTCCACCTCGTGCACGGCCGCACCAACGCGATCTACCTGCCGCACGCGATCCGCTACAACGGACGCGTGCCCAGCAAGGTCACGAGCTGGCCCAAGTACGAGCGCTACATCGCGCCGGAGCGCTACCAGGAGATCGCCAAGCACCTGGGCCTCAAGGCGGACACCCCGGAGCAGGGCGTCGAGAGCTACGCCCGCGCGGTCGAGAAGCTGCGCGACGCCGTCGGCATCGAGCGCTCGTTCCAGGCGCAGGGCGTCGCCGAGGGCGACTTCATCGGGCGCCTCGACGAGCTCGCCATGGCCGCCTACGGCGACCAGTGCGCTCCGGCCAACCCGCGTCTGCCGCTGCTTGCGGACATGCGCACCCTCATGGAGGCCGCCTACTACGGCACCTCGTTCGACGAAGTGCGCGCCGCTCGTGCGCACGCCGAAGCTGCGGCGGATGCGGCGACTGAGCCCGCCCGTCCGACGCAGGACGCCTGA
- the ilvN gene encoding acetolactate synthase small subunit translates to MTSHVLSLLVEDKPGLLTRVAGLFARRGFNIESLAVGVTEVPGLSRITVVVDVDQLPLEQVTKQLNKLINVIKIVELDAAASVQRQHVLVKVRADNASRSNVLEVVNLFRGSVVDYAPDALVVEITGDKGKVDAFLRALEPFGVKEMAQSGLLAIGRGGKSITERVLRG, encoded by the coding sequence ATGACTTCACACGTGCTGAGCCTCCTCGTCGAGGACAAGCCGGGTCTGCTGACCCGCGTGGCGGGCCTGTTCGCCCGCCGCGGCTTCAACATCGAGTCGCTCGCCGTGGGCGTGACCGAGGTGCCGGGCCTGTCCCGCATCACGGTCGTCGTCGACGTCGACCAGCTCCCGCTCGAGCAGGTGACCAAGCAGCTCAACAAGCTGATCAACGTCATCAAGATCGTCGAGCTGGATGCGGCCGCCTCCGTCCAGCGCCAGCACGTGCTGGTAAAGGTGCGCGCCGACAACGCGAGCCGCTCCAACGTGCTCGAGGTCGTAAACCTGTTCCGCGGCTCGGTCGTCGACTACGCGCCGGACGCGCTCGTGGTCGAGATCACCGGCGACAAGGGCAAGGTGGACGCTTTCCTCCGCGCCCTCGAGCCCTTCGGCGTCAAGGAGATGGCGCAGTCCGGGCTGCTCGCGATCGGTCGCGGCGGCAAGAGCATCACCGAGCGCGTCCTGCGCGGATAA